A single genomic interval of Atribacterota bacterium harbors:
- a CDS encoding LptF/LptG family permease → MKLPGVKIIDRYIITQVMSFFLGVVALLTILLIMETMFELMEMLINKKVPFFNVLELLIYRLPAFLVLTFPIALLGSSELAISQMSTNNEIAAMRTGGISFRRIMQPFLIAGIIISILSFLTNDYIVPEANHISQNIIREIVLKKGPPQIQRNVFFRDAENRYFYINRLDEDTMIMREIMVYEMTRERFPRVITAVEGQWVEDTWELKNGTIYNYNENGKITYEMSFQEMEINVKDELQNFFKNQRTPQEMTSRELKQQIQILSDAGVDTKNFEVDYHVKFSYPLSGLIFALLGVPLGTQMKRSTKATGIIISIGLVFVYYVVYSLSRSLGRGGMIDPFIASWLPNVLFLILGIFLVYQAEKT, encoded by the coding sequence GTGAAATTACCAGGTGTAAAAATAATAGATCGTTATATTATTACTCAAGTTATGAGCTTTTTTCTGGGTGTGGTAGCCCTTTTAACTATTCTGCTTATCATGGAAACAATGTTTGAATTAATGGAAATGCTTATCAATAAAAAAGTTCCCTTTTTTAATGTTCTGGAATTACTAATATATCGGCTTCCCGCTTTTCTTGTCTTAACTTTTCCAATTGCTTTATTAGGATCAAGTGAGCTGGCTATATCACAGATGTCAACAAATAATGAAATTGCCGCAATGCGTACCGGTGGAATAAGTTTTCGCCGTATAATGCAGCCTTTTTTAATTGCAGGAATTATTATAAGCATTTTATCTTTTTTAACCAATGACTATATCGTGCCGGAAGCTAATCATATATCTCAAAATATTATCAGAGAAATAGTCTTAAAGAAGGGGCCTCCCCAGATTCAGCGAAATGTATTTTTCAGGGATGCTGAAAACCGGTATTTCTATATAAACCGTCTTGACGAAGATACTATGATTATGCGGGAAATTATGGTTTACGAGATGACCAGGGAGAGATTCCCCAGGGTAATTACCGCTGTAGAGGGACAATGGGTTGAAGATACATGGGAATTAAAGAATGGAACAATCTATAATTATAATGAAAATGGGAAAATAACCTATGAAATGAGTTTCCAGGAAATGGAGATTAATGTAAAAGATGAATTGCAGAATTTCTTTAAAAATCAGCGGACCCCTCAAGAAATGACCAGCAGGGAATTGAAACAGCAAATACAAATATTATCTGATGCCGGTGTGGACACTAAAAATTTTGAAGTTGATTATCATGTAAAATTTTCCTATCCCCTTTCCGGATTAATATTTGCACTACTGGGAGTACCTTTGGGAACTCAAATGAAAAGGAGCACTAAGGCTACCGGTATTATTATCAGTATTGGATTGGTTTTTGTCTATTATGTTGTATATTCCCTCAGCCGTTCACTTGGGAGAGGTGGAATGATAGACCCTTTTATTGCCTCATGGCTGCCTAATGTACTTTTCCTTATTTTGGGTATTTTTCTGGTTTATCAGGCGGAAAAGACATAA